The Terriglobales bacterium genome has a window encoding:
- a CDS encoding deoxyribonuclease IV, producing MVRLAIKERDVLRQPPPKEPPWYTSRRIGIHTSTAGGVELAAERAYRLGCNTFQIFSTSPRQWKPYEISVRQAAAIAALREKYELKPLVVHANYLINLAAVNPEFHRMSVEAFRGEVLRSLLLNAEYLVVHPGSFRGMSREAGLEEVAASIAEATRGLNLESRDLTILLENTAGAEFSLGGSFEQVAELRQKLYGIVPVAVCIDTCHTHVAGYDILSQAGFEATLARLDATVGLKNVRVWHCNDAKTTRGSRLDRHQHIGEGTIGLEPFRRLLNDQRTAHAAFIAETPIDEPGDDRRNVGILKRLVRDKSLQERRGSTGKVVKSKAS from the coding sequence ATGGTTAGGCTTGCAATTAAGGAACGAGACGTGCTGCGGCAACCGCCACCCAAGGAGCCTCCGTGGTACACGTCACGACGCATCGGAATCCACACATCCACTGCCGGCGGGGTGGAACTGGCCGCCGAACGTGCTTATCGGCTGGGGTGCAACACGTTCCAGATCTTTTCCACCAGCCCGCGCCAGTGGAAGCCCTACGAAATATCGGTCCGGCAGGCAGCCGCGATAGCGGCATTGCGCGAAAAATATGAGCTGAAACCGCTGGTCGTCCATGCCAACTACCTGATCAACCTGGCGGCAGTCAACCCCGAATTCCATCGCATGTCAGTAGAGGCTTTTCGAGGAGAGGTGTTACGGTCTCTGTTGCTGAACGCTGAGTACCTAGTGGTGCATCCCGGTTCTTTTCGCGGGATGAGCCGGGAAGCAGGACTGGAAGAGGTGGCAGCGAGTATTGCTGAGGCTACCCGCGGCCTGAATCTGGAGAGCAGAGACCTGACTATATTGTTGGAAAACACTGCGGGAGCGGAATTCTCGCTAGGAGGGTCGTTCGAACAGGTAGCTGAGTTGAGGCAAAAGTTGTATGGAATCGTTCCGGTGGCTGTCTGCATCGATACATGTCACACGCACGTAGCGGGATATGACATTCTCAGCCAAGCTGGGTTTGAAGCCACACTAGCCCGGCTGGACGCAACCGTGGGCTTGAAGAATGTGCGAGTCTGGCATTGCAATGACGCCAAGACGACCCGGGGATCGCGTTTAGATCGCCACCAGCACATAGGGGAGGGCACGATTGGACTGGAGCCATTTCGCCGCTTGTTGAACGATCAGCGAACGGCGCATGCGGCATTCATTGCCGAGACTCCGATCGATGAACCGGGAGACGATCGTCGCAATGTGGGAATATTGAAGAGGCTGGTGCGGGACAAGTCACTGCAAGAACGGCGCGGTAGCACCGGGAAAGTTGTAAAATCGAAAGCATCTTGA
- the aroF gene encoding 3-deoxy-7-phosphoheptulonate synthase, with amino-acid sequence MLVVMKAHATDEDVRAVCERIEKLGYRAHPIPGAQRTAIGITGNQGVVEVGALEEMAGVAEIIPVSKPYKLVSRDVKDDRSVIRFAGTEASIGGPELAVIAGPCAIENREQAFAIAERISRAGARFFRGGAYKPRTSPYSFQGLGLDGLRIMAEIRDQFGLLIVTEAIDNESLDLVDEYADVIQIGARNMQNFSLLKRAGRARHPVLLKRGMSATLEELLMAAEYIMSEGNYNVILCERGVRTFADHTRNTLDLSLVPAVQRLSHLPIVVDPSHGTGKRNKVTPLSRAAVAVGADGLIIEVHHDPDRALSDGMQSIFPDQFDLLMSEIRQIAPIVHRSVGTAPSLPKTVLPQVSRSSR; translated from the coding sequence ATGCTGGTCGTGATGAAGGCGCACGCCACCGACGAGGACGTGCGCGCGGTTTGCGAGCGGATTGAAAAACTTGGCTATCGCGCTCATCCTATCCCTGGGGCACAACGCACGGCGATCGGCATCACCGGTAACCAGGGTGTGGTAGAAGTCGGCGCGTTGGAAGAAATGGCTGGCGTGGCGGAGATCATTCCCGTCTCCAAGCCCTACAAGCTGGTCAGCCGCGACGTTAAGGACGACCGCAGCGTCATCCGTTTTGCCGGTACTGAAGCCAGCATCGGCGGCCCGGAACTGGCCGTGATCGCCGGTCCTTGTGCCATCGAAAATCGCGAGCAGGCCTTTGCCATTGCCGAACGCATAAGCCGCGCCGGAGCACGTTTTTTCCGCGGTGGCGCTTATAAGCCGCGCACCTCACCCTATTCCTTTCAGGGCCTGGGCCTCGATGGCCTGCGTATCATGGCCGAGATCCGCGATCAATTTGGCCTACTCATCGTCACCGAGGCCATCGATAACGAATCCCTCGATCTGGTCGACGAATACGCCGACGTCATCCAAATTGGCGCTCGCAACATGCAGAACTTCTCACTGCTCAAACGCGCCGGCCGTGCCCGCCACCCGGTGCTGCTCAAGCGCGGTATGTCCGCCACCTTGGAAGAACTCTTGATGGCGGCGGAATACATCATGAGCGAAGGCAATTACAACGTGATCCTGTGCGAGCGCGGAGTGCGCACCTTCGCCGACCACACTCGTAACACTCTAGATCTCAGTCTGGTTCCAGCCGTCCAGCGGCTAAGCCATCTGCCCATCGTTGTTGATCCGAGCCACGGTACCGGTAAACGCAACAAGGTGACGCCACTCTCTCGTGCAGCCGTGGCCGTGGGCGCCGACGGTCTGATCATCGAGGTTCACCACGATCCCGACCGCGCTCTCTCTGACGGCATGCAGTCCATCTTCCCCGATCAATTTGATCTTCTGATGAGCGAGATCCGGCAAATCGCGCCAATCGTTCATCGTTCTGTCGGCACTGCGCCAAGTTTGCCAAAAACAGTTTTACCGCAGGTGTCCCGGAGCTCGCGCTGA